One genomic window of Hyperolius riggenbachi isolate aHypRig1 chromosome 7, aHypRig1.pri, whole genome shotgun sequence includes the following:
- the FAM187B gene encoding protein FAM187B: protein MEMVILTVLLQLPVLCGTTSAGYLEGDTFECRSDAPCRVPIASDNTFTLKCGNQSENASVYWQYVDTSNTHTRPVTFLQSSGSLRSEEDDLDYHLQMKIKSLASRSSLNSGHLKILSPKVEDTGLYICKAGWGIPARYEVDVQDVTTLHITHAGLRQNPLSSSAMDVGNENTVEIYTVWSQWQACDRCGAQGERKKVGFCYAEISRDALLVSRPQPCGLLRTTFRDVQINHPVELRIEMCQEDCKQDPSTRKQESLIELVENIHTYQLMDAVLTCPRSSIYRPVYWEHDSSPITRLQILTSTSSYTLDNSTGGGTLYIHQLDGTTAGTYHCYMERNLVKSFQVMFPEVKKEEEEKGFTIMELILVVLGVCLFSYMIFSLCQVLRTIRPRVIP from the exons ATGGAAATGGTGATACTTACTGTGCTATTACAATTACCGGTACTGTGTGGGACAACATCTGCTGGATACCTGGAAGGAGACACCTTTGAATGTCGGTCAGATGCCCCCTGCAGGGTCCCCATTGCATCGGACAACACCTTTACCCTGAAATGCGGAAACCAGTCTGAGAATGCTTCCGTGTACTGGCAGTACGTGGATACTTCTAATACTCACACACGTCCAGTGACGTTCTTACAGAGCAGTGGCTCGTTGCGATCAGAAGAAGACGACCTGGATTATCACCTGCAGATGAAGATCAAGAGCCTTGCCTCCCGCTCCAGTCTGAACTCGGGCCACCTCAAGATCTTGTCTCCGAAAGTAGAGGACACTGGCTTGTACATCTGCAAGGCTGGCTGGGGGATCCCGGCTCGATATGAAGTGGATGTGCAAGACGTGACGACCCTTCACATCACTCATGCTGGTTTAAGACAGAACCCTCTTTCCAGCTCAGCCATGGACGTTGGAAATGAAAACACGGTGGAAATTTACACCGTCTGGAGTCAGTGGCAAGCCTGCGACCGATGTGGAGCCCAGGGTGAGAGGAAGAAGGTGGGCTTCTGTTATGCAGAAATCTCACGAGATGCCCTGCTGGTCAGTAGGCCCCAACCATGTGGACTCCTGAGGACAACTTTCAGAGATGTCCAGATAAACCACCCTGTGGAACTCAGGATAGAGATGTGCCAAGAGGACTGCAAACAGGACCCGTCTACCAGGAAACAGGAAAGCTTGATAGAGCTGGTAGAGAACATTCATACCTATCAGCTTATGGATGCCGTGCTTACATGTCCTCGGTCTTCAATCTATCG GCCTGTATACTGGGAGCATGATAGCTCCCCCATCACAAGGCTCCAGATACTCACCAGCACCTCCTCGTACACCCTGGACAACTCCACTGGAGGTGGCACCCTCTACATTCACCAACTAGACGGAACAACAGCTGGGACCTACCACTGTTACATGGAACGGAATCTGGTCAAGAGTTTTCAGGTCATGTTCCCAGAGGTgaagaaagaggaagaggagaagggttTCACCATCATGGAACTCATCCTTGTTGTTCTGGGCGTTTGTCTCTTCTCCTACATGATCTTCTCCTTGTGCCAAGTCTTGCGGACGATCAGACCTCGGGTCATCCCCTAA